Part of the Henckelia pumila isolate YLH828 chromosome 2, ASM3356847v2, whole genome shotgun sequence genome is shown below.
CACCTTTTCATGTATTGATTGCAGATATGCCTAAGTCCCTCAACATGTAAGAATTCATGGTGAAGAAAGAACCATAATAAACTACGATTATGGAAGGTGATACAAGCTCTGCAATCTTTTAGTACCATATTGTAGCACCCTGTTTCGGCATGTTATCCCTTGCTGATCCGGAGAAACCTTCGGTGTAATTCATGGATGGTATATTGAACGGAGAACTAAACATTATTTGGAAACTTTCATTCATGTTGGAGTTGAAAGGTTGATTTACAACCTTGTTGCGGTCGAACCTGTCCACTGTACGAAACACAGAAGGATTAGTGGATACGttggaattttcaaaaatactgCCATCAATTGCTATCCCTTGACTGTGAAGGTAGCCATCTTGTTGGCATTGGACGATAGTTTGCTGAACGGAATGCTCATTTGTCGCAGTAGCATTTTCCGTATTTATGTTCTTGGTAAGATTATTGTCGTAGAACGACATAAGCGCGTTTATTGTCCTTTGCCCGTCTTCTGGAACACCAAGTCCTGATAAATCAAAGGAAGGTGGAGTAGGATTTACAGGTAGAGCAGCTGATTTTGGCTGGACAAAAGATTGTGGGAAGATGACTGGCTTGACTTCATTTATGCTAAACTTTGAAACACCAAACTCAGATGAATGTCTGTAAGGGCAAGAGCGTTGATGATTGTCCCTCGAAGTTCTGTCCTGAAAACCGTGACAAAGTTCGTTGTGAGGACATGAAAGAAAATCGCAAATGTATATCTTGTTGTCCATCAAAACATTCAGTTCATTGCCCGGCTTTCTCTTCTTCGAAAAGTCCAAGTTGCTCTGAACCGGTAGCCGACCTGGGAATCTATCCAATCCGATATTGAGCAAATCAATAGGATTTGGTTTTTGCTCTTGCAGTTCAAAGTTTGGCTCATTTGTGGCTCCGTCGACATCATACTCGCTATCGTCATTCAAAGCGAATGTTCCACTTCCACCAGAAGAGGACTGAGGCGGACAGCGATCGGGGTAAAGCTCTCGGGCCAAGGCTTCTTCCTGATTGATGATGGCCAGCCAAGTTGCACTTTCTTTGGCTGTCATCTTATCCTGCAAACATTTTGACTGCC
Proteins encoded:
- the LOC140879750 gene encoding protein ETHYLENE INSENSITIVE 3-like, which encodes MMMFEDMGFCGDLDFFSSAPIKEVDVCDPQSEVAEQVMEDDYTDEEMDVDELERRMWRDKMRLKRLKEMNKGKEGIDAAKQRQSQEQARRKKMSRAQDGILKYMLKMMEVCKAQGFVYGIIPEKGKPVSGASDNLREWWKDKVRFDRNGPAAIAKYQADNSIPGKNENSNPIGPTPHTLQELQDTTLGSLLSALMQHCDPPQRRFPLERGVPPPWWPSGKEEWWHQLGLRMDQGPPPYKKPHDLKKAWKVGVLTSVIKHMSPDISKIRKLVRQSKCLQDKMTAKESATWLAIINQEEALARELYPDRCPPQSSSGGSGTFALNDDSEYDVDGATNEPNFELQEQKPNPIDLLNIGLDRFPGRLPVQSNLDFSKKRKPGNELNVLMDNKIYICDFLSCPHNELCHGFQDRTSRDNHQRSCPYRHSSEFGVSKFSINEVKPVIFPQSFVQPKSAALPVNPTPPSFDLSGLGVPEDGQRTINALMSFYDNNLTKNINTENATATNEHSVQQTIVQCQQDGYLHSQGIAIDGSIFENSNVSTNPSVFRTVDRFDRNKVVNQPFNSNMNESFQIMFSSPFNIPSMNYTEGFSGSARDNMPKQGATIWY